The Alphaproteobacteria bacterium genome includes a window with the following:
- a CDS encoding TAXI family TRAP transporter solute-binding subunit, which yields MAFHGKLAFAAAALGAVLATAAPANAQFINIVSGGTTGVYYPLGQALEAIYAQAMPQARVQHQATAASVENLNLVQQGRAEIAFTLGDALSDAVRGNAEVGFAQPLTRVRTIGGLYSNYIQIVASKESGVKSLADLRGKRISVGAARSGTEVNARAIFQAAGLGYGGPQNLGTGFSQVQFLPFGQSVDLIKNRQLDATLISAGLGVAAIRDVASTSDIVIVAVPADVIAKVGDAAYQPGTVPAGTYRGQDEAVATVQIKNFLVTSDRVSEDQVYTMTKAMFENLDRMVASAAAARGIKLEDAFQNPPAPLHPGAARYYRERGLLK from the coding sequence ATGGCGTTTCACGGCAAATTGGCTTTCGCGGCGGCGGCGCTCGGCGCCGTCCTGGCGACGGCGGCCCCGGCCAACGCGCAGTTCATCAATATCGTTTCGGGCGGCACGACGGGCGTCTATTACCCGCTCGGCCAGGCGCTCGAAGCCATCTACGCGCAAGCGATGCCCCAGGCGCGCGTGCAGCACCAGGCGACCGCCGCGTCGGTCGAAAACCTCAACCTCGTCCAGCAGGGCCGCGCGGAAATCGCGTTCACGCTGGGCGACGCGCTGTCGGACGCCGTGCGCGGCAACGCCGAAGTCGGCTTCGCGCAGCCGCTGACCCGCGTGCGTACGATCGGCGGTCTCTATTCCAACTACATCCAGATCGTCGCGTCGAAGGAATCGGGCGTGAAGTCGCTGGCCGATCTGCGCGGCAAGCGCATCTCGGTCGGTGCGGCGCGTTCGGGCACGGAAGTCAACGCGCGCGCGATCTTCCAGGCCGCGGGTCTGGGCTATGGCGGTCCGCAGAATCTGGGGACGGGCTTCTCGCAGGTGCAGTTCCTGCCGTTCGGCCAGTCGGTCGATCTGATCAAGAACCGCCAGCTCGACGCCACGCTGATCTCGGCGGGTCTGGGCGTCGCCGCGATCCGCGACGTCGCGTCGACCAGCGATATCGTGATCGTCGCCGTTCCGGCGGACGTCATCGCGAAGGTGGGCGACGCGGCCTATCAGCCCGGCACGGTGCCCGCAGGCACGTATCGCGGCCAGGACGAGGCGGTCGCGACGGTGCAGATCAAGAACTTCCTGGTGACGTCGGATCGCGTCTCGGAAGATCAGGTCTACACCATGACCAAGGCGATGTTCGAAAACCTGGACCGCATGGTGGCCAGCGCCGCCGCCGCGCGGGGCATCAAGCTTGAAGATGCCTTCCAGAACCCGCCGGCCCCGTTGCACCCGGGCGCGGCGCGTTACTATCGCGAGCGCGGCCTCTTGAAGTAA
- a CDS encoding XdhC family protein: protein MTEDVLDQAEAWRREGRKVALATVVTTWGSSPRPVGSQLAVDGEGKFLGSVSGGCIEGAVIKEALAAIGDGKPRLLDFGVTNEQAWEVGLACGGKVQVFVEKLG from the coding sequence ATGACCGAAGACGTGCTCGACCAAGCCGAAGCTTGGCGCCGCGAAGGCCGCAAAGTGGCGCTCGCCACCGTGGTCACGACCTGGGGCTCGTCGCCCCGGCCCGTCGGCTCGCAACTCGCCGTCGACGGCGAAGGCAAGTTCTTGGGCTCGGTCTCCGGCGGCTGCATCGAAGGGGCCGTCATCAAGGAAGCGCTCGCCGCGATCGGCGACGGCAAGCCGCGCTTGCTCGATTTCGGCGTGACCAACGAGCAAGCCTGGGAAGTCGGCCTCGCCTGCGGCGGCAAGGTCCAGGTCTTCGTCGAGAAATTGGGCTGA
- a CDS encoding xanthine dehydrogenase family protein molybdopterin-binding subunit: MGAEGIGAAVRRKEDFRFLTGRGNYTDDINRPGQTHAYFLRSQVAHATIGNIDTAKAAKAPGVVAIFTGADFAADGKGGLPCGWLVKNKDGSPMQEPPHPVLAQGKVRHVGDPIAVVIAETREQAKDAAELIDVQLTELPVVGTMADAVKPGAAKVHDGGNVCYDWHIGDKDACDAAFKKAFKVAKLDLVNNRLIPNAMEPRAAIGDFDRATGEYTLYTTSQNPHVIRLLMGAFVLQIPESRLRVVAPDVGGGFGSKIFHYAEEATVTWASAKVGRPIKWTCDRAESFMSDAHGRDHVSHAEMAMDKDGKFLALRVKTDANMGAYLSTFAPAVPTYLYATLLAGTYTTPVIYAEVRALFTNTVPVDAYRGAGRPEATFLLERLVDNCAAEMGMDRVEIRKRNFIPADAFPYQTPVALQYDSGDYQATLASALKIADWAGFEARRVAAAKKGKLRGIGISTYLEACGIAPSAVVGSLGARAGLYECANIRVHPTGSVTVFTGCHSHGQGHETTYAQLVADRLGISIDQIEVSHGDTNKIPFGMGTYGSRSLAVGGTAIVKALDKIVDKAKKIAAHLLEASPADIELKDGKFVVAGTDKAKAFGEISLAAYVPHNYPIDTVEPGLEETAFYDPKNFTFPGGCHICEVEIDPDTGVTKVVKFTAVDDVGRVVNPMIVEGQVHGGLAQGIGQALLETCVYDENGQLRSGSYMDYTMPRADDLPSFDVATQSTLCTHNPLGVKGVGEVGAIGSPPAVINAVVDALRETGVRHIDMPATPSKIWALLNSGRRAAAE, from the coding sequence ATGGGAGCGGAAGGGATCGGCGCCGCCGTCCGGCGCAAGGAAGATTTCCGGTTTTTGACCGGTCGCGGCAACTACACCGACGACATCAATCGCCCGGGCCAGACGCACGCTTACTTCCTGCGCAGCCAAGTCGCCCACGCGACGATCGGCAATATCGACACCGCCAAGGCCGCCAAGGCGCCGGGCGTGGTCGCGATCTTCACCGGGGCCGATTTCGCCGCCGACGGCAAAGGCGGCCTGCCCTGCGGCTGGCTGGTCAAAAACAAAGACGGCTCGCCGATGCAGGAGCCGCCGCACCCCGTCCTCGCTCAAGGCAAGGTGCGCCATGTCGGCGACCCGATCGCCGTGGTCATCGCCGAAACGCGCGAGCAGGCCAAAGACGCCGCCGAATTGATCGACGTGCAGCTCACCGAACTTCCCGTCGTCGGCACAATGGCCGATGCGGTGAAGCCGGGTGCGGCCAAGGTCCATGACGGCGGCAATGTCTGCTACGACTGGCATATCGGCGACAAGGACGCGTGCGACGCCGCGTTCAAGAAGGCGTTCAAGGTCGCGAAGCTCGACCTCGTCAACAACCGCCTGATCCCCAACGCGATGGAGCCGCGTGCCGCGATCGGCGATTTCGATCGCGCGACGGGCGAATACACGCTCTACACCACCAGCCAGAACCCGCATGTCATCCGTCTGCTGATGGGTGCCTTCGTGCTGCAAATCCCCGAAAGCCGTTTGCGCGTCGTCGCCCCCGATGTGGGCGGCGGTTTCGGTTCGAAGATTTTCCACTACGCCGAAGAAGCGACGGTGACGTGGGCGTCAGCGAAGGTCGGCCGCCCGATCAAGTGGACTTGCGATCGCGCCGAATCCTTCATGTCCGATGCACATGGCCGCGATCACGTCAGCCACGCCGAAATGGCGATGGATAAGGACGGCAAGTTCCTCGCGCTGCGGGTCAAGACGGACGCCAATATGGGCGCCTATCTCTCGACTTTCGCGCCGGCGGTGCCGACCTATCTCTACGCCACGCTGCTGGCGGGCACCTACACGACGCCGGTCATCTACGCCGAAGTGCGCGCCCTGTTCACCAACACGGTGCCGGTCGATGCGTATCGCGGCGCCGGTCGCCCCGAGGCGACGTTCCTGCTCGAGCGTCTCGTCGACAATTGCGCCGCCGAGATGGGCATGGATCGCGTCGAGATCCGCAAGCGGAACTTCATCCCCGCCGATGCCTTCCCCTATCAAACGCCGGTCGCGTTGCAATACGACAGCGGCGATTATCAAGCGACACTCGCCTCGGCGCTGAAAATCGCCGACTGGGCCGGGTTCGAGGCGCGCCGTGTGGCCGCCGCGAAGAAGGGCAAGCTGCGCGGGATCGGTATTTCGACCTATCTCGAAGCTTGCGGCATCGCGCCGTCGGCGGTGGTGGGATCGCTGGGGGCGCGGGCGGGTCTTTACGAATGCGCGAATATCCGCGTGCATCCGACCGGCTCGGTCACCGTGTTCACCGGTTGCCATAGCCACGGCCAAGGCCACGAGACGACCTATGCGCAGTTGGTCGCCGATCGTCTCGGCATTTCGATCGATCAGATCGAGGTCTCGCATGGCGATACGAACAAGATCCCGTTCGGCATGGGCACCTATGGCTCGCGTTCGCTGGCCGTCGGCGGCACCGCCATCGTCAAGGCGCTCGACAAGATCGTCGACAAGGCCAAGAAGATCGCAGCGCATCTGCTCGAAGCCTCGCCCGCCGATATCGAATTGAAGGACGGCAAATTCGTCGTCGCGGGCACGGACAAGGCCAAGGCGTTCGGCGAGATCTCGCTGGCCGCCTATGTGCCGCATAACTACCCGATCGACACGGTCGAACCGGGCCTCGAAGAAACCGCGTTCTACGATCCCAAGAACTTCACCTTCCCCGGCGGCTGCCATATCTGCGAGGTCGAGATCGACCCCGATACCGGCGTCACCAAGGTGGTGAAGTTCACGGCCGTGGACGATGTGGGCCGGGTCGTCAATCCGATGATCGTCGAAGGCCAAGTTCATGGCGGCCTCGCCCAAGGCATCGGCCAAGCGCTGCTGGAAACTTGCGTCTACGACGAAAACGGCCAGCTACGCTCGGGCTCGTACATGGACTACACGATGCCCCGCGCCGACGACCTGCCCAGCTTCGACGTCGCCACCCAAAGTACGCTTTGCACCCATAATCCGCTGGGCGTAAAGGGTGTGGGCGAAGTCGGCGCGATCGGCTCGCCCCCCGCCGTGATCAACGCGGTGGTGGATGCGCTGCGCGAGACGGGTGTACGCCATATCGACATGCCCGCAACGCCCTCTAAGATCTGGGCGCTGCTGAATTCCGGCCGCCGCGCCGCGGCCGAGTGA
- a CDS encoding VWA domain-containing protein: MSDGEGTLVENIVRFARLLRAAGIPVGPGRAIEAVRAVGAAGVASKSDLYWSLHATLVNRRDQREVFDQAFRMFWRDPKLLERAMSTLLPPSPVGDDKGEVEEPLRRVAEAFNTVDRAPRPVEQQEDEERFDAAMTFSERELLQKKDFEQMSADEIARAQHAMARLVSPFPMRRTRRHRPDKRGRRLDHRATIRAMLRSGGDMATLAFKAPRVEEPPLVVLLDISGSMERYARMLLHFLHLLATDRARLQVFLFGTRLTNVTRAMRQKDVDKALSRIAELVEDWSGGTRIGACLREFNWRWSRRSLARSPTVLLVTDGLDREAGDGLAVEAERLAKSCGRLVWLNPLLRYDRFEPKSLGIRAILPFVDEFRPVHNLDSLEALVEALGEAPRIRGRYVWRGMAA, encoded by the coding sequence ATGAGCGACGGCGAAGGCACGCTGGTCGAGAACATCGTGCGCTTCGCGCGGCTGCTGCGCGCGGCCGGTATTCCTGTCGGCCCCGGCCGCGCGATCGAGGCCGTGCGCGCCGTCGGTGCGGCGGGTGTGGCCAGCAAATCCGATCTTTATTGGTCGCTGCACGCCACGCTGGTCAATCGCCGCGATCAGCGCGAAGTCTTCGACCAAGCCTTCCGCATGTTTTGGCGCGATCCCAAGCTGCTCGAACGCGCGATGAGCACGCTGCTGCCGCCCTCGCCCGTCGGCGACGACAAGGGCGAGGTCGAGGAACCGCTGCGTCGCGTGGCCGAAGCGTTCAATACCGTCGATCGCGCGCCCAGGCCCGTCGAGCAGCAGGAAGACGAAGAGCGTTTCGACGCGGCGATGACGTTCTCCGAGCGCGAACTCCTGCAAAAGAAGGATTTCGAGCAGATGTCGGCCGACGAGATCGCGCGCGCCCAACACGCCATGGCGCGGCTCGTTTCGCCCTTCCCCATGCGGCGCACGCGCCGCCATCGCCCCGACAAACGCGGACGGCGCCTCGACCATCGCGCGACGATCCGCGCGATGCTGCGCTCGGGCGGCGATATGGCGACCCTCGCCTTCAAGGCCCCGCGCGTCGAGGAGCCGCCCTTGGTCGTGCTGCTCGATATCTCGGGCTCGATGGAACGCTACGCGCGCATGCTGCTGCATTTCCTGCATCTTCTGGCGACCGACCGGGCGCGCTTGCAGGTCTTCCTGTTCGGCACGCGCCTCACCAACGTCACGCGCGCGATGCGCCAGAAGGATGTCGACAAGGCGTTGTCGAGGATCGCCGAGCTGGTCGAGGATTGGTCCGGCGGGACGCGCATCGGCGCCTGCTTGCGCGAATTCAATTGGCGCTGGTCGCGGCGCAGCCTGGCGCGCTCGCCCACGGTGCTTCTTGTGACGGACGGGCTCGATCGCGAAGCGGGCGACGGTTTGGCCGTGGAGGCCGAGCGTCTGGCCAAATCCTGCGGGCGGCTCGTCTGGCTCAACCCCCTCTTGCGCTACGACCGCTTCGAACCCAAATCTTTGGGGATCCGGGCGATCCTGCCGTTCGTCGACGAGTTCCGCCCGGTCCATAATCTCGACTCGCTCGAAGCGCTGGTCGAAGCCCTGGGCGAAGCCCCGCGCATTCGGGGCCGTTACGTTTGGCGAGGGATGGCCGCATGA
- a CDS encoding (2Fe-2S)-binding protein — protein MPKVSLTVNGRAVSADVEGRTLLVQLLREKLGLTGTHVGCDTSQCGACVVHIDGKSVKSCTYLAVAAEGANVTTIEGLANGNELHPMQAAFKEHHGLQCGFCTPGMVMSAVDLAKRNSNPSEHEVREWLEGNICRCTGYHNIVKAVQAGAKAMAGAKAAAD, from the coding sequence ATGCCGAAAGTTTCGCTGACCGTGAACGGACGTGCCGTTTCGGCCGATGTTGAAGGCCGCACACTGCTGGTCCAACTGCTGCGCGAGAAGCTGGGCCTGACCGGCACGCATGTCGGTTGCGACACCAGCCAGTGCGGCGCTTGCGTCGTGCATATCGACGGCAAGTCGGTCAAGAGCTGCACCTATCTCGCCGTGGCCGCCGAAGGCGCCAACGTCACGACGATCGAGGGCCTCGCGAACGGCAACGAGCTCCACCCGATGCAGGCGGCGTTCAAGGAACATCACGGCCTGCAATGCGGCTTCTGCACGCCGGGCATGGTGATGAGCGCGGTCGATCTCGCCAAGCGCAATTCCAATCCCAGCGAACACGAAGTCCGCGAATGGCTCGAAGGCAATATCTGCCGCTGCACGGGCTATCACAACATCGTCAAAGCCGTGCAAGCCGGCGCCAAAGCGATGGCGGGGGCCAAGGCCGCCGCCGACTGA
- a CDS encoding xanthine dehydrogenase family protein subunit M, with translation MYDFAYHKPASVADAVKLLGADGEAKPLAGGQTLIPTLKQRLARPSAVVDLGAIKDLAGISVAGGKVTIGAMTKHADVAASADVKKAIPALAALAGGIGDPAVRHRGTIGGSIANNDPAADYPAACLALGATIKTNKREIAADDFFRGMFETALDAGELIVSVSFPVAEKAAYQKFDQPASRYALVGVFVAKTASGVRVAVTGAAASVFRWKEAEAALSKNFAAAALDGVKASANGLNSDIHGSAEYRAHLIGVMAKRAVAAA, from the coding sequence ATGTATGATTTCGCCTATCACAAACCCGCCAGCGTCGCCGACGCGGTGAAGCTGCTCGGCGCCGACGGCGAGGCGAAGCCCCTCGCCGGCGGCCAGACTTTGATCCCCACCCTCAAGCAGCGCCTCGCCCGCCCCTCGGCGGTCGTCGATCTGGGCGCCATCAAGGACCTCGCCGGTATCTCCGTCGCCGGCGGTAAGGTCACGATCGGCGCCATGACCAAGCATGCCGATGTCGCCGCCTCGGCTGACGTCAAGAAGGCCATCCCGGCGCTCGCCGCGCTCGCGGGCGGCATCGGCGATCCGGCCGTGCGCCATCGCGGCACGATCGGCGGGTCGATCGCCAATAACGATCCGGCCGCCGACTACCCGGCCGCGTGCTTGGCGCTAGGCGCCACGATCAAGACCAACAAGCGCGAAATCGCGGCGGACGATTTCTTCCGCGGCATGTTCGAAACGGCGTTGGACGCGGGCGAGCTGATCGTCTCGGTTTCCTTCCCCGTCGCCGAGAAGGCCGCGTATCAGAAATTCGACCAGCCCGCCTCGCGCTACGCGCTGGTCGGCGTGTTCGTCGCCAAGACCGCTAGCGGCGTGCGCGTCGCGGTGACGGGTGCCGCCGCGTCGGTCTTCCGCTGGAAGGAAGCCGAAGCGGCCCTTTCGAAGAACTTCGCGGCCGCTGCGCTCGACGGCGTCAAGGCCTCGGCGAACGGTCTCAACTCCGATATCCACGGTTCGGCCGAGTATCGCGCCCATCTGATCGGCGTGATGGCCAAACGCGCGGTGGCGGCGGCCTAA
- a CDS encoding XdhC family protein — translation MDSAILAALQEARRAKRPVALATNLRSGAQKLIFKDGTEGPLCLDVDMIIGMQDMLARDESGTLQTGAGPVFVQVHNPPPRLIVVGAVHIADPLARMGVMAGYGVTLIDPRRAFATSQRFEEYAVSTDWPDDAMAELKPDTRSAIVTLTHDPKIDDPALDAALKSPAFYIGALGSRKTHAARLARLKELGHDDATLARIRGPVGLDIGALSPAEIAVSIVAQIVQARRKP, via the coding sequence ATGGACTCCGCCATTCTCGCCGCGTTGCAGGAAGCCCGCCGCGCCAAGCGGCCGGTGGCGCTCGCCACGAATTTGCGCTCCGGCGCGCAGAAGCTGATCTTCAAGGACGGCACCGAAGGTCCGTTGTGCCTGGACGTCGACATGATCATCGGCATGCAGGACATGCTGGCGCGCGATGAGTCCGGCACGCTGCAAACCGGTGCGGGGCCGGTCTTCGTGCAGGTTCACAACCCGCCGCCGCGTTTGATCGTCGTCGGTGCGGTCCATATCGCCGATCCGCTCGCGCGCATGGGCGTGATGGCGGGCTATGGCGTCACACTGATCGATCCGCGCCGCGCCTTCGCCACGTCGCAGCGTTTCGAAGAATACGCCGTTTCGACCGATTGGCCGGACGACGCGATGGCGGAGTTGAAGCCCGATACGCGCAGCGCCATCGTCACGCTGACCCATGATCCGAAGATCGACGACCCCGCCCTCGACGCCGCACTCAAATCGCCGGCCTTCTATATCGGGGCACTCGGTTCGCGGAAGACGCACGCGGCACGCCTCGCGCGCTTGAAGGAACTCGGCCACGACGACGCGACGCTCGCGCGCATTCGCGGGCCCGTCGGGCTCGATATCGGCGCGTTGTCGCCCGCCGAAATCGCGGTGTCGATCGTCGCGCAAATCGTCCAGGCGCGCCGGAAGCCCTGA
- a CDS encoding carbon monoxide dehydrogenase subunit G, whose translation MNLSGEYKLPLPRQAVWEGLNDPDVLKRCIPGCEELIKSSDTEMSAKVALKIGPMSAKFSGKVTLSEIDPPKGYKIAGEGQGGVAGFGKGSAVVSLEEDGPAGTILRYTADSQVGGKIAQLGSRLIDATAKKLADEFFGKFAAAMAERAGPQAATPGSDGAADGSAAVQTSAPTPVSAPPAAGGGLSPAVWIPALVVALAAVYWLASR comes from the coding sequence ATGAATCTCTCCGGCGAATACAAGCTGCCTTTGCCCCGCCAAGCCGTGTGGGAAGGATTGAACGATCCCGACGTGTTGAAACGCTGCATTCCCGGCTGCGAAGAACTGATCAAAAGCAGCGACACCGAAATGTCGGCGAAGGTCGCGCTGAAGATCGGCCCGATGTCTGCCAAATTTTCGGGCAAGGTCACGCTGTCGGAGATCGACCCGCCCAAGGGCTACAAGATCGCGGGCGAAGGTCAGGGCGGTGTGGCGGGTTTCGGCAAAGGCTCGGCCGTCGTCAGTCTCGAGGAAGACGGTCCGGCCGGGACGATCCTGCGCTACACGGCCGACTCCCAAGTCGGCGGCAAGATCGCACAACTCGGCTCGCGCCTGATCGACGCCACCGCCAAGAAATTGGCCGACGAGTTTTTCGGCAAGTTCGCCGCCGCAATGGCCGAACGTGCCGGTCCGCAAGCCGCAACGCCCGGGTCCGATGGCGCGGCCGATGGTTCTGCCGCAGTGCAAACAAGCGCCCCTACCCCGGTTTCGGCGCCGCCGGCCGCTGGCGGCGGCCTGTCGCCCGCGGTTTGGATACCGGCTTTGGTCGTCGCGCTGGCCGCCGTCTACTGGCTCGCTTCGCGATAA
- a CDS encoding MoxR family ATPase: MELPKTVEATLDLLAAKNYVADRSLATALLLSLKLGRPLFLEGEPGTGKTEIAKVLAASLGRKLIRLQCYEGLDAAAAVYEWNYPRQMMEIRLAEAGGDSKTTLESEIFSERFLIRRPLLEALAPDPAGPPVLLIDELDRADEPFEAYLLEVLSDWQVTIPELGTVKAPAPPLTIVTSNRTREIHDALKRRCFYAWVDFPDAARELQIVRSKCPGVGEKLSRQVVGFVQKLRGEELFKQPGVAETLDWTNALVALDRIALDPATIDDTLGALLKYQDDIARIRGTTAMKLLQSVEETAA, encoded by the coding sequence ATGGAATTGCCGAAAACGGTCGAAGCCACGCTCGACCTGCTCGCCGCCAAGAACTACGTCGCCGACCGCAGCCTCGCGACCGCCTTGCTGCTCTCGCTCAAACTCGGCCGCCCCTTGTTCCTGGAGGGCGAGCCGGGAACCGGCAAGACCGAGATCGCCAAGGTTCTGGCCGCGAGCCTGGGCCGCAAGCTGATCCGCCTGCAATGCTACGAAGGCTTGGACGCCGCCGCCGCCGTCTATGAGTGGAACTATCCGCGCCAGATGATGGAAATCCGCCTCGCCGAAGCGGGCGGCGACAGCAAGACGACGCTGGAAAGCGAGATCTTCTCGGAGCGTTTCCTGATCCGCCGCCCGTTGCTGGAAGCACTGGCCCCCGATCCCGCCGGCCCGCCGGTGCTGCTGATCGACGAACTCGACCGCGCCGACGAACCGTTCGAGGCCTATCTGCTCGAAGTCCTGTCGGATTGGCAGGTAACGATTCCGGAATTGGGCACGGTCAAGGCCCCCGCCCCGCCGCTGACCATCGTCACGTCCAACCGCACGCGTGAAATCCACGACGCGTTGAAGCGCCGCTGCTTCTACGCCTGGGTCGACTTCCCCGACGCCGCGCGCGAATTGCAGATCGTGCGTAGCAAATGCCCGGGCGTGGGCGAGAAACTGTCGCGCCAAGTCGTCGGCTTCGTGCAGAAGCTGCGCGGCGAAGAGCTTTTCAAGCAGCCGGGTGTCGCCGAAACGCTCGACTGGACCAACGCGCTGGTCGCCCTCGACCGTATCGCGCTCGATCCCGCGACGATCGACGACACGCTGGGCGCCTTGCTCAAATACCAGGACGATATCGCGCGCATTCGCGGCACGACCGCGATGAAGCTGCTGCAGTCGGTGGAAGAAACGGCCGCATGA